Within the Lycorma delicatula isolate Av1 chromosome 11, ASM4794821v1, whole genome shotgun sequence genome, the region AAAAGTTTGATTGAAAAGTAGTTTATCGAATTTTGCGcttttacgattattattttgACTTTGTATCGGGTTattcatttgtattaatttaaaaaataactaattattttacttccaGTAGTTATTTTAacacacaaaaaagaaatctgaaaacaaaCACTCTGTagtgaaaaaattactattacgCCATCAATCCGAAAAGAAATCGTTTCgattagatcttttaaaaattagaccttttaaaaaaataagctcgAACAATTCTACAAATTACTTTACGTTTTTATACTCgtacattgttataaaatatttaattggtgttttaaaaattatacgacTCCAATAGTTTAATGATAGTTGTTAATTTATCTCAAATTTACTGTGCGtgtgataaaacaataaaatgaaaacttaagttttactttaaaaaaaaagcaaataaaataaaaatgtatgatgtaACGCGATGCGCCTAACAAAAGACTGGCGGATGAAATGTGATAAAAAGTCACTAACGCCcagattcatataaaaatagtttcatcAGGTAAAAGTTGCCGACCGGAGAAATAGAAAAGTCATTCTGCTGTTGTATCGGTTAGGCTGCAAACTTGAATTATAAACTTTGGAAATAACAGCAGTGACTAAACAGTTGTGAGAcaaattctttctctttttctgttcctTCTAgattccggaaccaccgtaaggtattacttcagaggatgaatgtaaatgaaatgtagttttgtacggtctcaggtctaCCGTTccttggttgggtttcaattaaccacacatctcaggtacggtcgtactgagaatgtacaagactacacttcatttacactcgtacgtatcatcctctgaagaattatctaaacggtagttaccggaggctaaacatgaaaagaaaGCAAGAAGAAGGTCTACCGTTCCTTCTCCTTCCAAATGCAAGAGTATCCTCTTCACTGGTAGGAGAATACTCAAAAGATTAAATCTGCGActgagaggagaggcaattgtcgaggtggaaagtGCTAAATATGTAGGGGTGTTAAACACCTCAAATACTTCAGACATGTAgccatgatctgcgacagagtggaaacaacaatccgtgccttgcgaggtctctttgcgggacaagaattccacgtgcgtcgaagaggTGACTTATCACCTTGatgataacgtcgtctctgttgtacgccgccccTGTAAGGGCCGATACGGTTAATGTCAAGCGCAATAGAAGAAAATTAACTAGCACtcataggaagtcgcttctgGGCGTAGTTTCCGGGCACCGAACcttatcgtatgatgcactgtgcgtgctttcttcggtgcctGCGATAGAATTGCGaattaaaggacgaaaactaagggcgtccggtgtagccaaagatgatGCCAATTCTATAATACGGGAACAATGGAAGAtggcatgggcgggttcagcagtggccgcatggaccagAAGAACTATCCCGTACCTGGATGCTCGGCTAGATCGCTCTCgtggcgaattagattaccacacaacgccaCTCATGTCGGGACacggtgcgtttgaacaatacctggaTAGGTTTGATAGGTAGGAGAGAGTCACCCATCTGCtattactgcgatgcggttgacgatgcggttaacacactatttttgagtgcagacgatgggaggaacatcgtataaatgcaggactgatacgtacccgaccggagcagctctaggagtggctcttggctacgtccggaaactggaataattttgcaatatttgcaagagcagccctcagaataaaagaagatgatacaagacgactgggatactgagggttgtAGTTTATAGCAGAGCtgggacagccccgttcctgaagGCTCACATGCcttggtgtgtgggttcccgtgatagAGCGGgaactcctggggtccgttaggtgtgaatgaatgaaaagacctagacccggctcGCGGtctgggttcccggatacgctttggcggcttcggctcctgcgccgtcagtttgaggctggcaaaaggaaagaccaaGACCCGGTCTCCGGCAGGGTGGggttgggaacggcatagccgggcctggtttcttccgttggagattagaggcaggcaattaaaagatccagAAAGGATACGTCctcgagtcgagtatacttaattggatgtccggctcggggatgtacgGGGGAAAAAAAAGGTCGtcccgttcctgagatgtgtggttaattgaaacccaaccaccaaagaacaccggtattcacgatctagtattcaaatccgtataaaagtaactacctttactaggatttgaactttagaactttcgacttcgaaattagctgatttgcgatcaCAAGTTAACCACTATGGTCAACTTGTTAATGTTGGCCCGATGGACTAACAACTTGTAACCCGCGTGCGGTAGGCCTTAAATGCTATAAAATTCGCAGCGGTCTCTAGATAATcgcttgttaaattttattctgtccGCGGtagatctaaaatattaaaatttaaattccgaATAGCGAAAGATAAGAAaccatataattcaatttttatttttacgttatattaAACAATCCTGTAGGCGTGGCTATTCTAACGACATGTTGACCACGCCGTCTATTTATCCGTACAtaattgtactaaattattttttcggtctgttaattattgttttaatgttaactgacgaatatatctgtaataatacttttttacattttttattaatgataaattgtaattttttacaaagtttttttttttatttacagtgacAACAATATGCCAGCGCCAGATCAACCGTCTAGATCAAATGTTTGTCGAAGGTTATTCTTCAGCGAAGAAGACGAACAACGATTCCCAGCCGGTCATGAAGATAATGCGGCTAattctttattagaaataattagaaGAGATAATCAAAGAGCAAGAGAAAAATGGAATTTCGACTTTGAAACGGAAACGCCGTTAGAAGGACGATGGGAATGGACCGAAGTATTACCTGGAAGTGAAATAAATGTTACTCGAAATTTATCCGGTTCTGTTGATAATAATAATCCTGCTACCGCTACTACTGCTGTGATTATACCcgtttcttcatcatcatcatcgttatCTTCAACTTTATCGGCTGACGAAATAAATAACGACGAATCGCATAAAATGACAGATTGCGGCGAACTAAAACCATCACGATCAGCATCATCCTCATAAAGAAAGACTTagattacgtaaaatatttattcacaataatatatttatttcagttacagtatataattatatcgcttatatcaaatatatatatatatagttgtataacatttaatattaaggCTCGTGTTTACATCACCTtctatattaagaatttttttttaaattctttttgtaagtaaataaaaaaatgcttaatcgctttaatatattcacatttttaatcgtcgtattatttaaatgtaaaatataatgtattttatttattagcaaattgATCTTTTCTTTGATATCTGTTCAAACTTCTCTCAACtcgatgttatttattttctaaacaaaacttCGACTTCTAGTACAATCGACTGTACAATTATAAACTGTAATTACGATTTTAAGTCGACctactatctttaaaaaaaattaaatctgtggaaaaattttacagacttttaaaataaatttattgatttaaacgGTTACAAAATGTTCATTAAGCTGCCCTTGTTTTAGTTAGTAAAGTAGAAAAGTccaacgtttattttaattttgttaaacaacttGAAAGTTGtcaaagtgtattttatttattttttttttgttcgaggAAGAAATTTTTCCCTgaaacaacatataaaaatataaataatatgtttattaaacatacatattaatcaaataacttaaaaaaaggttaacatgcagtcaaaataattaaatacttcaggatctttattttttaaaggccCTAAAAATCTGAGATGTTTAAGGTAAGCTGCTagttaaaattgtaacaaaaataccacattttaatttattacggataatttttttttaacttattttatttattactattctacAGAGCACTGATTTTTAGGAGAGAAAAATcagtataataatgtaataatgaaaaacaattaataaacaattccgtacattttacgtaatataatgtaatttttgatcagaaattcgatttaaaaaaagtaagatatcgTAAAGGACaactatttatatgttttatttttctttattgacgttaacaattgacaatttaacaaaaaaattttaatattttgtcaatCGCGTGAAAGACAAAATTAAGACGTTtgcattaactttttattataattagttttcgcaattttaaatttcgttgtaaaaatcagattaaaggaaaatatgaaatagttttcctctctaaaatttatttcacagaaagcgagattaaattattttattttataaaaattctctgACAAGAAAGCAAATTTTATCAGCGGTAGTGATGCTCTCCAGTATTTTCTATTAATTGTGTTTACAAGATTAGACGCAGACTCTTTTTAGATATGCAAATTAGAGACTTTCATAAGTGTGGtctttttttgtggaaaaacccataatttttttggacgcgtatttttttaaaggacatcttaattttattgttaaaaagttcTAGTTATAGAAGTTTGATTTTCTATAgactgataaataaatagatatacgtacgttttaattcttgaattttataaaataatttatatcgttaaatgtttattatgactTATAAAAGTATcgatattgaaatatataaataacctaaacaaagtaaaaaacaaagaCTAAAAAAAGTACAGCGTGCTTTATATACACGACACTGTGCATGTATGAGCATATATATTATATGGAGGAAGAGAGAAGGCGCGCTAATGCGAGAGATTTGAGAGAATTAAGCATTAATTCAGTAGGGATTCTTTTAGAAACAGTGTATAGTAATATAACCCTTAGGCCTAATTCAAATAGATCGAATCGATAATTATGgtatttctaaaagaaaagtgcaatttatattattaatgaagtagagcaagaattattcttttttctttttttttaattaatgaaggcTGTGATCTGTACTATCGGAAATTCGggtaattgaataattaatagaAGAACAAAAGACGAATCGAAGGGTTTACATTAATGTATCATAGCAAAGGGATCGTTCAACAACGGAAAGTAGATGTATGTTTAGATAGTTAACCGGTCATACCAAGTTCTTATTAGCTAATTagggaaaatataaatataatatggactaaaattaaaaaaaataaaattagccgtTATAAATAGTACAATCTTCAGTGAACAGTCCAAATTGAAAAGTAATTGCTTTCATAGCAGCAAACTTTATTGTTTACAGcaagatttttaattagtcttgtaatatttaattttgtttttttttcttatttcatcatCCGCTAACTAATTTCTAAccttttatgattttattctatttttaaaactggaGTATGTAATTTTTAGTTGCTAAATTgccgttatttaaaaatataaaagaattttttttatttaattcttattttacgccaaaaatattaaattaacgtaTTAGTTTGTTGTgtcgttttatttatttcgaaTTCCATATGTGtgcaatctttttttaactaaaccgattaagaaattaaaatatgtacatatatatttgtgttctgaaaagaaatttttgtgGAATACCGCACACAATGTACCACGCTCATCGTGAAAGCTCATCTGggtttggaaaattaataaaagtaaagaaaaaaattgttacatttttgcattctattaacaaaattatgtaaaggaTTAAACGTAATAGTCTTTTTATTCGATTGATGATGTCATTAAATCAGCctatgttgtaaatattttattacagcgTATAAATCAGCGTTCGAGTTTCCGTCAACGGTAGAATTGCAGTTATCTTCATAATCGCTTAACCACAAATAATCGTCCTCACTTCTGTCTAGAGCCTTCAAAATACGTTTCTTGAAACGATATTTTAATCAAATCACCCGGTATTTCTGACCGAGCGTAATAAACCACTCGCAAATCAGTATTAAATCATGTCGTATGTCGTGTCGGCCATTAATATCGTGTAGTTAGTTAACACGGAAATTATAACTCACCACACTTCCCGGCTATCAGTCTTCGTTTTACATCATCGTTCGTGTGATACCCTCAACAGGTCCGTTacatttattaatggttttcgtTATAAATCGCGTGGTCGACGCTCCCAGAGCAATTAATTCGGGGCAGTAATAACTCATTATTCGTACATCCCGTTTCTTGCATTCGCACGACGACATCGAATGGAAATTTTTCACCTTTCGTTAGTCGTTTAAAAATTACACGGGTAATTTTTCGCCGTTTGAAAGTATTGTCGACATCACGTACCGACTTACTTACGTAACCGGCAGTTCGTATCCGAACATCTTTGCTCTAAGCTTTCGATGGCATTTCAAAAGTCACCGGTGTCCGATTCGCAATCCCGATTTGATTTAGGGAATTGTTCCTTTATcgtaaatttatatatctttgaaacttttgttttatcttaGTTTACCTTCTATTTTATCTTCGTACGCTTCTGATAGCCGTCGTGCTACTGTCATTTTTTTCGAACAGAAACACACTATTCGTCGGTGATTTCCAGGACTTTCATCCGACACATTTCTGGAGAAACCGCTTGGCCAAACCGACGTACATTCCTTACATGCTCTGCAACTTCTCTTCTATTTCCGGATTCTTCGCGTTTTTCCCCCAAAATGGTCTCTTGTTTTTATCGGCTTCGAGAAATTTCTTTCGTTCTCCGTTCACGAATACAGGCTTCTACCGTGATAAATTTTCTGTCTGTAGCACGATTTCCACGCTCCTTTGCGTAAGCAGTACAAACATAACCTTTCTGCAACGGTAAATGAACGTTTCCTCTTTTTTGTTTGCTCGTTCTGTAgttataatttacagaaaaccttTACGTAATGAAAACCGATCgtaaattaactacaaaataaccgataaaagtttttttgatcGGAATAGGAATAACCTATGTACGAAATGATGCAACGCACAGCTTCTTATTAGTCGGCGCCACGttttatattacagtttaattttctaacaaGGTGATTACTATAcgcaagttttttgttttatctaaccCGTTTTCATTTCGCCGGATGTAGGTTCCAGGTAAAAACAAAGCGGTTTGTATTACAATTCTGTACGgatcgattaataaaaaataataagtctaaCGATTACATCATAATCATCAATGCAAAATCTTAAATCCATGTACGACGGGTAAGTTATTTTTGCAACCGTCATTCCGGACAAAATGGTACGCGTGGTACTTGAACGTATAcggtattaaaaagaaaatggaaaatatatataaacagacaCGGTAATGGAATTCTTTGCAGGTTTCTTCGTGAGACATCcggtgtaatataaaaaaaaaaaaataaataaataaaaataccttggttttggtaaattgttttttctatgttttttatacaaatatgagGGACACTTTATTGTCATTTAAACAGTCTTTGATGAAGATAATCTATTAATAGGTGTTTCCTAGCTATCCTTATTCACCAACCATTAGTGGGTGTTGTAAATTGCTTTCCTAAAAAGGGAAGTTGTAGATATGATCGAAACTGTCGCCTGACTGTGT harbors:
- the LOC142332177 gene encoding uncharacterized protein LOC142332177, with amino-acid sequence MPAPDQPSRSNVCRRLFFSEEDEQRFPAGHEDNAANSLLEIIRRDNQRAREKWNFDFETETPLEGRWEWTEVLPGSEINVTRNLSGSVDNNNPATATTAVIIPVSSSSSSLSSTLSADEINNDESHKMTDCGELKPSRSASSS